Proteins from a single region of Hordeum vulgare subsp. vulgare chromosome 6H, MorexV3_pseudomolecules_assembly, whole genome shotgun sequence:
- the LOC123404019 gene encoding uncharacterized protein LOC123404019, producing the protein MDSLPIPGELVVDILLRVPDAADLVRASAACVSFRRTVADRSFLRRYRRLHAPPLLGFLSNGAFRPAEPPHSSASAANAVSLAGDFSFSFLPAPARARDWIVRDIRDGRVLLDRPRSHDHTDWTRRNPTIWETAVCDPLHRRYLVLPPFPQHLAATAVGKSEAFLIPSDRDDDDDEEEEASFRVMLMVQGEAKLFGFVFSSSTGQWRAGPSQPWGDLFSDLLTSTDIIPLYFRRYAHGCFYWVTIPTFFGRDEMKLLVFDTSRMEFSIAEPPPEAKSCRSLDTHIAMVETGEGRPGMFVLESRPPYISLHYTMMMQNSAGSSIQWQKVKTITLSPGFSYALAGSVGRYLLLLRREVSPLSPNCFTLDIKTFQLERICGRKYGHAYSNFPPSLLSSPTVSSGAREGEEMLEQGARTLLAEELIDGPHDERTDNDVGDQASLSRIADGDDRGCAASGKIFLWGLLVGSLFFLRGMSVET; encoded by the exons ATGGATTCGCTGCCGATCCCAGGCGAGCTCGTGGTGGATATCCTTCTCCGCGTCCCCGACGCAGCCGATCTCGTGCGCGCCTCTGCCGCCTGCGTCTCCTTCCGCCGCACCGTCGCCGACCGCTCCTTCCTCCGGCGctaccgcaggctccacgccccgCCCCTCCTCGGCTTCCTGTCTAACGGAGCCTTCCGCCCCGCCGAACCGCCACATTCCTCCGCATCGGCAGCCAACGCCGTTTCGCTCGCCGgcgacttctccttctccttcctccccgcCCCCGCCCGCGCCCGCGATTGGATCGTGCGGGACATCCGCGACGGCCGCGTCCTCCTCGACAGACCCCGCAGCCACGACCACACCGACTGGACCCGGAGAAACCCAACCATCTGGGAGACCGCGGTGTGCGACCCCTTGCACCGGCGGTACCTTGTGCTCCCCCCATTCCCTCAACACCTAGCAGCTACGGCTGTTGGGAAAAGTGAGGCCTTTTTGATTCCCTCCGaccgcgacgacgacgacgacgaggaggaggaggcttcgTTCAGAGTGATGTTGATGGTGCAGGGAGAAGCCAAGCTATTCGGCTTTGTCTTCTCATCCAGCACGGGACAATGGCGAGCTGGTCCATCACAGCCATGGGGTGATCTGTTTTCTGACTTGCTAACGTCGACAGATATTATTCCGCTCTACTTTCGCAGATACGCCCATGGCTGCTTCTACTGGGTGACCATTCCAACCTTTTTTGGCAGAGATGAAATGAAACTGCTGGTGTTCGACACATCAAGGATGGAGTTCTCCATTGCTGAACCTCCACCTGAAGCCAAAAGCTGTAGAAGCTTGGATACTCATATAGCCATGGTGGAGACAGGGGAAGGCAGGCCTGGGATGTTTGTACTTGAATCAAGACCACCTTACATCAGCTTGCATTATACCATGATGATGCAAAACAGTGCTGGGAGTTCCATCCAGTGGCAGAAGGTGAAGACAATCACGCTCTCACCTGGTTTTTCCTACGCGTTAGCAGGTTCAGTGGGGAGGTACTTGCTCCTGCTTAGGAGGGAAGTCTCTCCGCTCAGTCCAAACTGTTTCACGTTGGACATCAAAACATTCCAGCTTGAGAGAATATGTGGTCGTAAGTATGGCCACGCATATAGTAACTTCCCACCATCATTGTTATCGTCACCGACCGTGTCAAGTG GTGCTCGGGAAGGTGAGGAGATGCTGGAACAGGGTGCGAGGACACTACTAGCTGAAGAGCTGATAGATGGCCCTCACGATGAGAGAACCGATAATGATGTTGGAGATCAGGCTAGTTTATCAAGGATTGCAGATGGTGATGATCGAGGTTGTGCTGCCAGTGGCAAGATATTTTTGTGGGGACTGCTAGTGGGAAgtcttttttttttgcggggaatGTCAGTGGAAACTTGA
- the LOC123405976 gene encoding ervatamin-C-like gives MERALAIMLLVTIVLAATTSGVIAMDIKHKDLASEDSLQELYERWYEHYSVTRDLDDKARRFKVFKENARMIHKFNQGDTPYKLSLNLFADMTDEEVHRAYGHCSNIKSDGRKHRRRHGPFRRDALVSRKGLPASVDWRRGPSAVTSVKLQGTYCGSCWAFAATAAVEGINFIRTRNLTSLSAQQLVDCDKGNGGCNGGFAKLGFKYIMQSGGIETEAKYPYVGHENGHCSVPKPNRNPVVTIDGYKQVVPNEVVALEQAVATQPVVVGVDSNSTALLRYGRGVFVGPCGTNLDHEMTVVGYGTSHEYKNPVRYWIVKNSWGTDWGENGYIRIARRLKGQPKGGICGILIDASYPVKFSRKGTMIS, from the coding sequence ATGGAAAGAGCACTTGCGATTATGCTACTTGTGACCATTGTGCTGGCTGCCACTACATCGGGGGTGATCGCCATGGACATCAAGCACAAGGACCTGGCGTCGGAGGATTCCTTGCAGGAGCTATATGAGCGCTGGTATGAGCACTACAGTGTGACACGCGACCTCGACGACAAGGCCCGGCGCTTCAAGGTCTTCAAGGAGAATGCACGCATGATCCACAAGTTCAACCAAGGTGACACACCCTACAAACTGAGCCTCAACCTCTTCGCCGACATGACCGATGAAGAGGTCCATCGTGCTTATGGCCACTGCTCCAACATCAAGTCTGATGGCCGGAAGCACCGGCGGCGACACGGCCCGTTCAGGCGCGACGCCCTCGTCAGCCGCAAGGGCCTCCCGGCATCCGTGGATTGGCGCAGAGGCCCGTCAGCGGTGACAAGCGTGAAGTTGCAAGGAACATACTGCGGTTCCTGTTGGGCGTTCGCGGCAACGGCAGCGGTGGAGGGCATCAACTTCATCAGGACCAGGAACCTAACATCGTTGTCCGCGCAACAACTCGTGGACTGCGACAAAGGGAACGGAGGGTGTAATGGTGGATTCGCGAAGTTAGGCTTCAAGTACATAATGCAATCGGGCGGCATCGAAACAGAGGCTAAGTACCCCTATGTTGGCCATGAGAACGGGCACTGCTCGGTGCCCAAGCCAAATCGGAACCCGGTCGTCACCATCGATGGCTACAAGCAGGTGGTGCCGAATGAGGTGGTGGCGCTGGAacaggcggtggcaacccaacCTGTGGTGGTGGGAGTTGATTCGAACTCGACAGCCCTCCTACGCTATGGGAGAGGCGTCTTCGTGGGGCCATGTGGGACAAACCTCGACCATGAAATGACAGTGGTGGGCTATGGCACCTCACACGAGTATAAGAACCCCGTAAGATATTGGATTGTGAAAAACTCATGGGGGACAGACTGGGGTGAAAACGGCTACATCCGTATAGCACGCAGGCTAAAAGGTCAGCCCAAGGGAGGCATCTGTGGCATCCTCATAGACGCATCTTACCCAGTAAAATTTAGTAGGAAAGGTACAATGATATCGTGA
- the LOC123401660 gene encoding histone H2B.3-like — translation MAPKAEKKPVATEKSPAAKKPAAGKTASKEGGEKKGKKKSKKSVETYKIYIFKVLKQVHPDIGISSKAMSIMNSFINDIFEKLAGESAKLARYNKKPTITSREIQTSVRLVLPGELAKHAVSEGTKAVTKFTSA, via the coding sequence ATGGCACCCAAGGCGGAGAAGAAGCCGGTGGCGACCGAGAAGTCCCCGGCGGCGAAGAAGCCGGCTGCCGGCAAGACGGCGTCCAAGGAGGGCGgcgagaagaagggcaagaagaagtccaagaaaaGCGTTGAGACGTACAAGATCTACATCTTCAAGGTTCTGAAGCAGGTGCACCCCGACATCGGCATCTCCTCCAAGGCCATGTccatcatgaactccttcatcaacgacatctttgaGAAGCTCGCCGGCGAGTCCGCCAAGCTCGCGCGATACAACAAGAAGCCCACCATCACCTCCCGGGAGATCCAGACCTCCGTTCGCCTTGTCCTCCCCGGCGAGCTAGCCAAGCATGCTGTGTCCGAGGGCACCAAGGCTGTCACCAAGTTCACCTCAGCCTAG